A portion of the Sabethes cyaneus chromosome 3, idSabCyanKW18_F2, whole genome shotgun sequence genome contains these proteins:
- the LOC128743384 gene encoding zinc finger protein 845-like: MESCCRICRRMELDKSLSLDLVADSTGESIRYMIFSVTGLMINKSDGMPYQICVLCMGSLTVAFEMRRLCLESEAFFRKRAPILILPVAVSLLNDPTTDQINAENIQPPPSSPLAMEIKIEDEAVVEDAIYEAVENHQTPGSPLIGPEQHWNAADNMMYCCFPNCSIGYPFQELLVEHARRDHRLERENNSSNRPENCFLCITCERGFEQEAALLYHRRPPAPREMESVQDSLNLHSTTEENGSEEPIQVVDCSADSNGLIIDLVDNDDDESSSKTNADLILMGFTITSCTTMVHCCLTDCQHSFDNLEQLNEHFEDKHWETRRRNAEMNDLALRCAACFLGFQTQHALEAHQEAIDPIFRCKCDGCGTFFSTKKLAFEHSKNPCKQTKTNSHLRKILPKKRINKKDKDEIYIKTANGYTCTVCKSDFSFLSSLNMHRKSYNCRRNRKGMDKLANAVAFPRASEAEVSAALALQCEHDPGINVDGRHDKIYNCRWCNTTTSNIDHLVNCYLNSEKAQAKTVSSSRTGKSKRKSKNRRKNLEAKSNSTDSKKPATRSRKKPQTAEESQTFKAIKKAEQETATAQALQIAFKRFQCDVCAEYFQFRYLLDVHKKTHAS, from the exons ATGGAATCCTGCTGCAGAATTTGCCGCAGGATGGAGTTAGATAAATCGCTCTCTCTGGACTTAGTGGCGGATTCAACGGGGGAATCAATTCGGTACATGATTTTCTCCGTAACAGGACTAATG ATAAATAAGTCGGACGGCATGCCTTACCAGATTTGTGTTCTCTGTATGGGAAGTTTGACGGTAGCGTTCGAAATGAGGCGACTCTGCCTCGAATCGGAAGCTTTCTTTCGGAAACGGGCGCCAATACTGATACTGCCGGTGGCGGTTAGTTTACTTAATGATCCAACGACGGATCAGATAAACGCCGAAAACATACAACCGCCACCAAGTTCACCGCTAGCAatggaaattaaaattgaagatGAAGCAGTTGTTGAAGATGCGATATACGAAGCGGTTGAAAACCATCAAACGCCAGGCTCACCACTGATCGGTCCGGAACAGCACTGGAACGCAGCGGATAATATGATGTACTGTTGCTTTCCAAACTGTTCGATCGGTTATCCATTTCAGGAATTGCTGGTGGAACATGCTCGTCGCGATCATAGACTCGAAAGAGAAAACAATTCTTCGAATCGGCCAGAAAATTGCTTTTTGTGCATTACCTGTGAGCGGGGTTTCGAGCAGGAAGCAGCACTACTGTACCATCGCAGACCGCCGGCCCCGCGTGAAATGGAAAGTGTTCAGGATTCTCTAAATCTGCACAGCACCACCGAGGAGAATGGGAGCGAAGAGCCCATTCAAGTAGTGGATTGCTCTGCCGATTCTAATGGTTTAATTATTGATTTAGTTGATAATGATGACG ACGAGTCGAGTTCCAAAACTAATGCCGATCTGATACTGATGGGTTTTACCATTACGAGCTGTACTACCATGGTTCATTGTTGCCTAACAGATTGCCAACATAGCTTCGACAATCTGGAACAGTTAAATGAGCATTTTGAGGACAAGCACTGGGAAACCAGAAGACGTAATGCTGAAATGAACGATTTGGCTTTGCGCTGCGCGGCTTGCTTTTTAGGTTTTCAAACACAGCATGCTCTTGAGGCTCATCAAGAAGCTATTGATCCAATCTTTCGCTGTAAATGCGACGGTTGTGGCACCTTTTTTAGCACGAAAAAACTAGCCTTCGAACATTCAAAGAATCCGTGCAAACAAACCAAAACAAATTCTCATTTAAGAAAGATTCTCCCGAAAAAGAGGATCaataaaaaagacaaagatgagATATACATAAAAACAGCAAACGGGTATACCTGTACGGTTTGCAAAAGCGATTTTTCTTTCCTGTCTTCGCTTAATATGCACAGAAAATCTTACAACTGCCGTCGAAACCGCAAAGGAATGGACAAACTTGCAAATGCGGTTGCATTTCCACGAGCAAGTGAAGCGGAAGTTTCGGCTGCATTAGCTCTGCAATGTGAGCATGATCCTGGAATAAATGTTGACGGTCGGCATGACAAAATCTACAATTGTCGTTGGTGCAATACGACCACCAGCAACATAGATCATTTGGTCAATTGCTATCTCAACAGTGAGAAAGCACAGGCTAAAACTGTGTCCAGTTCAAGAACTGGTAAAAGTAAACGTAAAAgtaaaaatagaagaaaaaatctTGAAGCTAAGTCAAATAGTACAGACTCAAAGAAACCTGCAACAAGGTCACGCAAAAAACCACAAACAGCCGAGGAATCGCAAACTTTCAAGGCTATCAAGAAAGCAGAGCAGGAAACGGCAACTGCCCAAGCCCTCCAGATAGCGTTTAAGCGTTTTCAGTGTGAtgtatgtgcagaatatttccAGTTCCGATATTTACTAGACGTACACAAGAAGACGCACGCAAGCTAA
- the LOC128742874 gene encoding ran GTPase-activating protein: protein MSNFDLNSITKALEAAPTKTGVSFLGKALKWETEAGAKELIDAIEACANLQFLNLEGNTLGVGAANGIAKALEKHPELKEALWKDLFTGRMKTEIPIALKALGRGMNVAGAQLTVLDCSDNALGPNGMTGLVDLLQSSTCFTLQELKLNNCGLGIAGGRMLAEALLACHAASLKKGKPLALKLFIAGRNRLENDGAKALAKVFGTLQSLEHVEMPQNGIYPPGITALSEAFMKNANLKVLNLNDNTVCPKGAAALAEAISDLQCLKELNFGDCLLKTKGAMLLAEAVQELHTDIEVLNFGFNEIGPEGGYSLVNATYNKDNLKSLILDGNQFGHECREQLKENLDEYGRLDALGQLVDDDSDGEEEENDDDDDDDTVEEEEEDVVEEEETEGEENEAGESDQAEADESYSSQDASFEPEIKDLLCQKQNNTSTIDLDQSIPNTVEHYCRTNFPSETMFHALQEPNKVEAFRQYLSSIPSEDYLIHLAFTILKLSEISEKSSEALEVSEALLTDAYDYARNNNRLKSLRNFLLIQLGLLKCEDSKFKPSYNVQGCRYALKNAIAKNIVPEDEQNYFKVFLEHRG, encoded by the exons ATGTCGAATTTTGATCTCAATTCTATTACGAAAGCTTTAGAGGCAGCTCCTACTAAAACCGGTGTTAGTTTTTTGGGCAAAGCGCTGAAATGGGAGACTGAAGCTGGCG CAAAAGAATTGATTGATGCCATTGAAGCATGTGCCAACCTGCAATTTTTGAACCTGGAGGGCAATACGCTCGGTGTGGGTGCGGCTAATGGGATAGCGAAAGCTTTAGAGAAGCATCCCGAACTGAAGGAAGCGCTGTGGAAGGATTTGTTTACCGGTCGGATGAAAACGGAAATTCCGATAGCCCTGAAGGCACTCGGACGGGGCATGAACGTAGCTGGGGCACAGTTAACCGTGCTGGACTGTTCGGATAATGCTCTTGGGCCGAACGGAATGACCGGTCTGGTCGATTTACTGCAAAGTTCTACGTGCTTCACGCTGCAG GAGCTGAAACTGAATAACTGTGGCTTGGGAATCGCTGGTGGAAGGATGCTGGCCGAAGCTTTACTTGCATGCCACGCGGCCAGTTTAAAGAAAGGAAAACCACTAGCTTTGAAGCTGTTCATTGCTGGTCGCAATCGGTTGGAAAATGATGGTGCCAAAGCACTGGCAAAGGTATTCGGGACACTCCAATCGTTGGAACATGTTGAGATGCCACAAAACGGTATTTACCCTCCGGGGATAACGGCACTATCGGAAGCGTTTATGAAAAACGCAAATCTCAAAGTGTTGAACCTCAACGATAACACGGTTTGTCCGAAAGGTGCCGCTGCCCTGGCCGAAGCGATTTCCGATTTGCAGTGCTTAAAGGAACTAAACTTTGGCGATTGTTTGCTCAAAACGAAAGGAGCAATGCTGCTCGCCGAAGCCGTTCAAGAGCTGCACACCGACATAGAAGTGCTAAATTTTGGGTTCAATGAAATTGGCCCAGAAGGCGGTTATTCACTGGTGAATGCTACGTATAACAAGGATAACCTGAAGTCACTCATCTTGGACGGTAATCAATTCGGCCACGAGTGTCGGGAGCAGCTGAAGGAAAATCTTGACGAGTATGGACGCTTGGACGCTCTTGGGCAGCTGGTTGACGACGATTCTGATGGAGAAGAGGAAGagaatgacgacgacgacgatgatgatacggtagaggaggaggaggaggatgtGGTAGAGGAAGAAGAAACGGAAGGTGAAGAGAACGAGGCTGGTGAATCTGACCAAGCAGAAGCGGACGAGTCATACTCCAGTCAAGATGCCTCGTTTGAACCAGAAATCAAAGACTTGCTGTGCCAGAAACAGAATAACACGAGCACGATTGATTTGGATCAGTCAATTCCCAACACAGTGGAACACTACTGTCGTACGAATTTCCCTTCCGAGACCATGTTCCACGCGTTACAGGAACCCAACAAGGTGGAAGCTTTTCGGCAGTATCTTTCATCCATTCCATCCGAGGACTATTTGATACATTTGGCATTCACTATTCTCAAGCTGTCAGAGATTTCCGAAAAGAGCAGCGAAGCGCTGGAAGTTTCCGAAGCTCTTCTTACCGATGCATACGATTATGCACGGAACAATAATCGATTGAAAAGCCTGCGTAACTTCTTGCTCATTCAACTCGGACTGCTGAAGTGCGAAGACAGCAAATTTAAGCCCAGCTACAATGTTCAAGGGTGTCGCTACGCTCTAAAGAATGCCATTGCCAAAAACATCGTTCCCGAGGACGAACAGAACTACTTCAAGGTCTTTCTTGAACATCGCGGCTAA